From one Portunus trituberculatus isolate SZX2019 chromosome 8, ASM1759143v1, whole genome shotgun sequence genomic stretch:
- the LOC123501082 gene encoding lachesin-like isoform X2, producing MAPPTSPRTTTPTLPWVGVRACRSGASNCFIVSILLTILVGASAQPDFARPLNNVSVPVGRDATFSCVVSDLGGYRVGWVKADTKAIQAIHKHVITHNSRVSVSHSDHNTWMLHIRGVQEEDRGPYMCQINTDPMRSQIGHLEVTVPPEIDDATSSSDVMVPEGSNAILSCHAKGYPVPKITWVREDKKPLSLRTNDVAKPKVKHMNYEGAVLNLTQITRSDMGPYLCIANNNVPPPVSKRIIVQVTFRPVIHVPNQLIGVPVGSPATLVCNLEASPKSIQYWTRDSGEIVISNSEYKVFEKYTNYYMTTMTLNISSFKASHAGVYLCTAKNSLGETQGRIEVYEIDVPTQPPLEEDYEEEEKEEAIGGRGSQTDRRGHINEVGYGGEGRNGHLPRPHDPTNRHQEGRGGPRHPQHQTEPRGS from the exons gTGCCTCAGCCCAGCCAGACTTCGCGCGGCCGCTCAACAATGTATCTGTGCCTGTAGGGAGGGACGCCACCTTCTCCTGTGTGGTTAGCGACCTGGGCGGCTACAGG GTGGGATGGGTGAAGGCCGACACGAAGGCAATCCAGGCCATACATAAGCACGTGATCACCCACAACTCCCGCGTGTCTGTCAGTCACAGCGACCACAACACCTGGATGCTTCACATACGCGGGGTGCAAGAGGAGGATCGAGGCCCCTACATGTGCCAGATCAACACGGACCCTATGCGATCCCag ATCGGCCACCTGGAAGTCACGGTGCCCCCAGAAATTGATGACGCGACCTCCTCCTCCGACGTGATGGTTCCTGAGGGCTCCAACGCGATTCTCTCCTGCCACGCCAAAGGATACCCGGTGCCCAAGATCACGTGGGTGCGGGAGGACAAAAAGCCGCTCTCACTCCGCACCAACGATGTAGCCAAGCCAAAAGTCAAGC ATATGAACTACGAGGGCGCTGTGCTTAACCTGACGCAGATCACGAGGTCTGATATGGGACCTTACCTGTGCATCGCTAATAACAACGTACCGCCTCCTGTCAGCAAAAGGATAATTGTACAAGTTACCT TTCGGCCAGTTATCCACGTGCCGAATCAGTTGATAGGTGTACCCGTGGGAAGTCCAGCAACCCTTGTGTGCAACCTGGAGGCGTCCCCAAAGTCAATACAGTACTGGACTCGTGACTCAG GGGAGATTGTGATTAGTAACAGCGAGTACAAAGTGTTTGAAAAGTACACAAACTACTACATGACCACGATGACTCTCAATATCTCGTCCTTCAAGGCCAGCCACGCCGGGGTCTACCTCTGCACTGCCAAAAACTCACTGGGAGAAACGCAGGGCAGGATTGAGGTGTACG agaTCGACGTGCCAACCCAACCCCCTCTGGAAGAagactacgaggaggaggagaaggaggaggcgattGGGGGGCGGGGATCCCAGACAGATAGACGGGGGCACATAAATGAGGTCGGATATGGGGGGGAGGGGCGGAATGGGCACCTCCCTCGACCCCACGACCCCACCAACAGGCACCAGGAGGGGCGGGGAGGGCCACGGCACCCCCAACACCAGACAGAACCTCGAGGGAGCTAA
- the LOC123501082 gene encoding lachesin-like isoform X1: protein MAPPTSPRTTTPTLPWVGVRACRSGASNCFIVSILLTILVGASAQPDFARPLNNVSVPVGRDATFSCVVSDLGGYRVTGGRKETLQVGWVKADTKAIQAIHKHVITHNSRVSVSHSDHNTWMLHIRGVQEEDRGPYMCQINTDPMRSQIGHLEVTVPPEIDDATSSSDVMVPEGSNAILSCHAKGYPVPKITWVREDKKPLSLRTNDVAKPKVKHMNYEGAVLNLTQITRSDMGPYLCIANNNVPPPVSKRIIVQVTFRPVIHVPNQLIGVPVGSPATLVCNLEASPKSIQYWTRDSGEIVISNSEYKVFEKYTNYYMTTMTLNISSFKASHAGVYLCTAKNSLGETQGRIEVYEIDVPTQPPLEEDYEEEEKEEAIGGRGSQTDRRGHINEVGYGGEGRNGHLPRPHDPTNRHQEGRGGPRHPQHQTEPRGS, encoded by the exons gTGCCTCAGCCCAGCCAGACTTCGCGCGGCCGCTCAACAATGTATCTGTGCCTGTAGGGAGGGACGCCACCTTCTCCTGTGTGGTTAGCGACCTGGGCGGCTACAGG GTGACGGGTGGACGCAAGGAAACTCTACAG GTGGGATGGGTGAAGGCCGACACGAAGGCAATCCAGGCCATACATAAGCACGTGATCACCCACAACTCCCGCGTGTCTGTCAGTCACAGCGACCACAACACCTGGATGCTTCACATACGCGGGGTGCAAGAGGAGGATCGAGGCCCCTACATGTGCCAGATCAACACGGACCCTATGCGATCCCag ATCGGCCACCTGGAAGTCACGGTGCCCCCAGAAATTGATGACGCGACCTCCTCCTCCGACGTGATGGTTCCTGAGGGCTCCAACGCGATTCTCTCCTGCCACGCCAAAGGATACCCGGTGCCCAAGATCACGTGGGTGCGGGAGGACAAAAAGCCGCTCTCACTCCGCACCAACGATGTAGCCAAGCCAAAAGTCAAGC ATATGAACTACGAGGGCGCTGTGCTTAACCTGACGCAGATCACGAGGTCTGATATGGGACCTTACCTGTGCATCGCTAATAACAACGTACCGCCTCCTGTCAGCAAAAGGATAATTGTACAAGTTACCT TTCGGCCAGTTATCCACGTGCCGAATCAGTTGATAGGTGTACCCGTGGGAAGTCCAGCAACCCTTGTGTGCAACCTGGAGGCGTCCCCAAAGTCAATACAGTACTGGACTCGTGACTCAG GGGAGATTGTGATTAGTAACAGCGAGTACAAAGTGTTTGAAAAGTACACAAACTACTACATGACCACGATGACTCTCAATATCTCGTCCTTCAAGGCCAGCCACGCCGGGGTCTACCTCTGCACTGCCAAAAACTCACTGGGAGAAACGCAGGGCAGGATTGAGGTGTACG agaTCGACGTGCCAACCCAACCCCCTCTGGAAGAagactacgaggaggaggagaaggaggaggcgattGGGGGGCGGGGATCCCAGACAGATAGACGGGGGCACATAAATGAGGTCGGATATGGGGGGGAGGGGCGGAATGGGCACCTCCCTCGACCCCACGACCCCACCAACAGGCACCAGGAGGGGCGGGGAGGGCCACGGCACCCCCAACACCAGACAGAACCTCGAGGGAGCTAA